Within Oribacterium sp. oral taxon 102, the genomic segment AAACCACCTGTGGCGCATGTGTTCTATGATAACTGCCCATTGCCTCCGCCGTCTTCATGCGGATATCAACAAGCGCTCTTTTCTGAAATGGGAATAATTCTACTTTCATGCTTACCTCCCCGTATTGATTCTGAAATTATCCAGATAGTCCCTATAAAGTTGATAGCAGTTTTTGCCATCATAAGTACGGATCATCGACCGGTATGCTGTTTCTGAATCCGTCACAATGAAAACTGTCTGGATTTCCGGATGCTGACTTAACTCCGCATCGAACTCGGAATAATATATTTCATCTACCAAAACACCCATCTTGTTCTGTGGCAAAATTAGCATGTTCGGAAGATCATCGTTTTCAAGAGCCGGACACTTGCCAACAGCTCCGCCCTTCATCCAGAGCACCGGAAGGAGCTCTCTGAACTGTCTGCCAAGAGCTACGGAAGTCTTGTCGAGGAAGCTCAATTTGAAGAAGGCTGCGTTTGCCTTAAATCCATCAGCCATTTTTATCTCACAAAGTTCTGGATACATCTGCCTTTTACCTTTACGATAAACAGTTGCCTTTGTCGGCTTCCCTGTGGTTTTCGATACAACAGCTATGGATTCATCTACTTCATAGCAGTCACTCTCAAATCCATAGTAACCCTCTAAAGGTTTTCCCTCGATATCTCGGCCTGTCATGCTGGCCACAGTACGAGGCCATGTCACATGCCGAGCAATTCCAAGGGAATCCCACTGGGGATCACCGGGCTTCAGTCCCTTCTGTGTCAGCTCTTTTGCCTCATCTACTGAGACTTCGTTGTTTGTGACTAAAATGCATCTTCTATTTCCATCATCAACCGCATTAAGCAAATTGACAGCATGAAGCGTCGTTCCAGATCCCGCAAAAAAGTCAACAACAAGAGCGTTCGGTTTATTTGCCAAGAAGAAACGAATAGTATCATGAACTGCATATATCGACTTTGGGAATGTGAATCTACTTGTTCCAAAGAACGATTTAAGAAGGTTTGTCCCGCCAGTACTTGCATCGTGTGACCCAATCCGCCACTGTGTTCCCGTAACAAGAGAGCGCACTTCGGTATCTGAAATTATAGAGCCATCTTCGCGATATCCTGTAATCTCATAAACCCCTGACGTTACTTTAGCAATTTCACCTTTTTTTAGATAATAGACCGGAATGCTGTTATCCTTCTTCTTGCCGAGCATTACAAAACCTTGCTTAATTAGCTCACGCAAATTAGTATTTGCAATCTGCCAGTTTCCTTCTTCTCCGTCTCTGCGAAGAGGCCATACTGCAAAGGTTCCTTCTGGCGCTACAACCTCCTCACGGTTCGTTCCATAATAAGGTTCTCCGACGGAATGAATCTTCTTCCCGTCATTAAAAACAAAAATGGGATAGAACTGATTTACGCTATCTTTTCGCAAATAATTTGATCCAGATCTTATCAGCATAGACCAGCGAAGGTGTGTAACCCTTGTATCGTTTTCATTGACATTTACACGCCACTCATCGCTTAGAGGCAGTCTATTAACCTTTGAACTTCCAAACTGAATAACAAAAATGTATTCATCGACACGTGCAAAGCCATTATCTCGTGCCACGCCTCTCGAATTTGTAAGAGTTGATATCATCTGAATACGTGCATCAGGGAACATTTCTTCGAGCAAGCACCCAAGATGCAAATACTCCTTCTCATCAATAGTGACGAGTAATACAGAGTCTTGTGGATTCAACAGTTTCTTTGCGAGCTTCAGACGCTTCTCCATCATGGAGAGCCATTTGCTATGGCGATAAGCGTCAGAACTATCCACATAATCGTTATTATATTTCCAGTCCTTTGCGCCGGTATTGTATGGCGGATCAATATATATGCAGTCCACCTTTTCTGCGTAGAGATACTCCAAAAGCTGTAGGGCATGGTAATTGTCTGCCTCAATCAGCGTATGCCAAAGACCGCTATCCGGAGCGTTCTCCACGGTATCCAAAGGTTTAAGTGTCGGGTAAATCGGCTCACCAAACTCAGCCACTACTACAAGATCATCCAGCTTGAAGGTCTTCTGCTCGTGTGTCTCGCGGCGGTCGCAGAGTACCTCATCACCGTCCATCTTTACGACAGTATAGATGTCGCTCACATATCCGGTCTTCAGCGCGACCTTGGAGCCGACACGAATTGGCACGTCATAAAGCGGCGTGCACTCCGGCAGATGCTCTTCAAACACCAATCCGAACTTCTTCTGCTTCAGTAATTTATCTGTCTCCTGCAGGATTCTCTCCTTGAGCGCCGGATCGTCAATCTGCTGGATCAGGTCTTGTAATAAAGCCATAACGCCACCTCATTCTTCCGTTATTGTTTTTTCCTTAATATGATAATCCATGCCGTGCTCCTGACAGAAGGAAACCACCTCTGCCGCACACTCATTGTAAAAATGCTTATGCCCTTCGTAGGCGTTTGCTATCTTACTATAGTTCGTTCTCCCGAAAATGATCCGATCTGTAAAAGATACCGCCTCAAGTAGTTCGTGCAGATTCTGTTCAACCATGTTCGGTGTTGGATACGGCTCCATGCTTACCCACGTCTTGCAACCAGCATCGTGAAGTGCTCTCAACGCTGCCAGTCGTTCTGCACAGGGAACGGCACCCGGCTCCATTTGCTCCCGGTACGCTTCATCCAGAGTAATCAGAGTGATCCCATGTTCATTTTCTGAAGAAAGCTCAGCAAGTTCTATAGGTAGCAGTCCTTTCGTCAGAGTCGTGCATTTGATACCCGCCTCGT encodes:
- a CDS encoding site-specific DNA-methyltransferase, with product MALLQDLIQQIDDPALKERILQETDKLLKQKKFGLVFEEHLPECTPLYDVPIRVGSKVALKTGYVSDIYTVVKMDGDEVLCDRRETHEQKTFKLDDLVVVAEFGEPIYPTLKPLDTVENAPDSGLWHTLIEADNYHALQLLEYLYAEKVDCIYIDPPYNTGAKDWKYNNDYVDSSDAYRHSKWLSMMEKRLKLAKKLLNPQDSVLLVTIDEKEYLHLGCLLEEMFPDARIQMISTLTNSRGVARDNGFARVDEYIFVIQFGSSKVNRLPLSDEWRVNVNENDTRVTHLRWSMLIRSGSNYLRKDSVNQFYPIFVFNDGKKIHSVGEPYYGTNREEVVAPEGTFAVWPLRRDGEEGNWQIANTNLRELIKQGFVMLGKKKDNSIPVYYLKKGEIAKVTSGVYEITGYREDGSIISDTEVRSLVTGTQWRIGSHDASTGGTNLLKSFFGTSRFTFPKSIYAVHDTIRFFLANKPNALVVDFFAGSGTTLHAVNLLNAVDDGNRRCILVTNNEVSVDEAKELTQKGLKPGDPQWDSLGIARHVTWPRTVASMTGRDIEGKPLEGYYGFESDCYEVDESIAVVSKTTGKPTKATVYRKGKRQMYPELCEIKMADGFKANAAFFKLSFLDKTSVALGRQFRELLPVLWMKGGAVGKCPALENDDLPNMLILPQNKMGVLVDEIYYSEFDAELSQHPEIQTVFIVTDSETAYRSMIRTYDGKNCYQLYRDYLDNFRINTGR
- a CDS encoding radical SAM protein, with translation MKTIKRKSMLYQTGVEYGDYTMNHVQGCAHGCKYPCYAFLLKKRFGQIKDYEGWLEPVLVSNTLELLDKEIPKLRDKIQSVHLCFTTDPFMQGYPEVSQMSIAAIRKLNEAGIKCTTLTKGLLPIELAELSSENEHGITLITLDEAYREQMEPGAVPCAERLAALRALHDAGCKTWVSMEPYPTPNMVEQNLHELLEAVSFTDRIIFGRTNYSKIANAYEGHKHFYNECAAEVVSFCQEHGMDYHIKEKTITEE